A DNA window from Salvelinus sp. IW2-2015 unplaced genomic scaffold, ASM291031v2 Un_scaffold1060, whole genome shotgun sequence contains the following coding sequences:
- the dctn6 gene encoding dynactin subunit 6 has product MADPNTKQMSQKSANIAAGAVVCVESEIRGDVTIGPRTVVHPKARIIAEAGPIIIGEGNLIEEQALIINSYPENIMPDTEGVEPKTMTIGINNVFEVGCVSQALKIGDNNVIESKADLGKNVILTSGCIVGACCQVNTCEVIPENTVIYGANCMRRVQTERPQPQTLQLDFLMKILPNYHHMKKTVKGTSTPVRN; this is encoded by the exons ATGGCGGACCCCAACACTAAACAGATGTCACAGAAAAG TGCCAACATTGCTGCTGGAGCAgttgtgtgtgtagagagtgAAATTAGAGGAGATGTGACCATTG GTCCAAGAACAGTGGTCCACCCCAAAGCACGTATTATAGCTGAGGCAGGCCCTATTATCATTGGAGAAGGCAACCTGATTGAGGAACAGGCTCTCATCATTAACAG TTATCCAGAAAATATTATGCCTGACACTGAAGGAGTTGAACCCAAGACCATGACGATTGGAATCAACAATGTGTTTGAAGTCGGTTGTG TCTCTCAAGCATTGAAAATTGGTGACAACAATGTCATCGAGTCAAAAG cGGACTTAGGGAAGAACGTCATTCTCACCAGTGGCTGTATCGTCGGCGCTTGTTGCCAGGTGAATACGTGTGAGGTCATTCCCGAGAACACGGTCATCTACGGGGCTAACTGCATGAGGCGTGTGCAGACAGAAAGGCCTCAG CCTCAGACGCTCCAGCTAGATTTCCTCATGAAGATCCTGCCCAACTACCATCACATGAAGAAGACTGTCAAAGGAACCTCCACCCCTGTCAGAAACTAA